Proteins co-encoded in one Ensifer sp. PDNC004 genomic window:
- a CDS encoding FAD-binding oxidoreductase has translation MQDYDVAIIGGGIAGLSLAYFLAPHRSVVVIEREEGLGYHSTGRSAAEFVLRYNAPEVCALAAISKGFFDNPPEGFSEIALLKQRGGVMIANAEKLARFEEVFAAESRATAEIERLSVDEAIARVPILRGDYVAAAFYDPQFWDIEVENLLQGYVRGARRHGAAIIERSDVLAPRRDGDRWVLATSTGEVGAKTIVNAAGGWADPVAQSFGVATVGIVPHRRTAITVDLPESVDALTLPEINEIDEDFYMKPEGGRLLSSPADATPCEPADVQPEEIDVAWAAHYVEEATTVPVRRIFKSWAGMRSFSPDKLPVIGFARERPDFFWLAGQGGYGILTSPALGAFAASLLVGAPAPEGFEAAGLDASTFSPARLER, from the coding sequence ATGCAGGACTACGACGTGGCGATTATTGGCGGTGGAATTGCCGGCCTGTCGCTGGCCTATTTCCTGGCGCCGCATCGCTCCGTCGTGGTGATCGAGCGGGAGGAAGGGCTCGGCTATCACAGCACCGGTCGCTCGGCGGCGGAGTTCGTGCTTCGCTATAATGCGCCGGAAGTCTGTGCGCTCGCGGCGATTTCCAAGGGCTTCTTCGACAACCCGCCCGAAGGCTTCTCCGAAATCGCGTTGCTCAAGCAGCGCGGCGGCGTGATGATCGCCAATGCCGAAAAGCTTGCGCGGTTCGAAGAGGTGTTTGCCGCGGAGAGCCGTGCAACCGCCGAAATTGAACGGCTGAGCGTCGATGAGGCGATCGCACGCGTGCCGATCCTGCGCGGCGACTATGTGGCGGCGGCCTTTTACGATCCGCAGTTCTGGGACATCGAAGTCGAGAACCTGTTGCAGGGTTACGTCCGGGGCGCGCGCCGCCATGGTGCCGCGATCATCGAGCGCTCGGACGTGCTGGCACCGCGCCGAGACGGCGACCGCTGGGTTCTGGCTACGAGTACCGGCGAGGTTGGCGCCAAGACGATCGTCAATGCCGCCGGCGGCTGGGCCGATCCCGTCGCGCAATCGTTCGGCGTCGCCACCGTCGGCATCGTGCCGCATCGCCGCACGGCAATCACCGTCGACCTGCCCGAAAGCGTCGATGCGCTGACGCTGCCCGAAATCAACGAGATCGACGAAGACTTCTACATGAAGCCTGAAGGCGGGCGACTGCTTTCCTCGCCTGCCGACGCAACGCCGTGCGAGCCGGCCGACGTCCAGCCGGAGGAGATCGACGTCGCCTGGGCCGCGCACTACGTCGAGGAGGCGACAACCGTGCCGGTGCGCCGTATCTTCAAGAGCTGGGCCGGCATGCGCAGCTTCTCGCCGGACAAGCTTCCGGTGATCGGCTTTGCCCGCGAGCGCCCGGACTTCTTCTGGCTCGCCGGCCAGGGCGGCTATGGCATCCTCACCTCACCGGCGCTCGGCGCATTCGCCGCAAGCCTTCTCGTCGGTGCACCCGCGCCCGAGGGCTTTGAAGCGGCCGGGCTCGACGCCTCGACGTTCAGCCCGGCCCGGCTGGAACGCTAA
- a CDS encoding ATP-grasp fold amidoligase family protein → MSTMKEYSRRLLARQAPDLLTQLYRWSRSSLFREERRTSTRAFIEAQYRGKTGRVLEVDRPRGLSEKLNALKLLPATDLQTICADKIRVRDYVAERVGADLLIPAILATYRLRDITPRNIRQDAFVLKTNHDFGGVVICRDRNAFDWGAARAKLADHLAFNHWYRHREPVYRDIRPGVLVEEFLHADSPDGLREFKIFCFHGRPDFIMVIREKDGVRTKTVFDTDWQPLPVRRRGAPCEREAIAAPQSLRTLLDVATELAAPFAFSRVDLYENFGRVLFGEITFFPEGGMDVFEPYEWELRFGDLLRLPTAEPGEEAHT, encoded by the coding sequence ATGTCCACCATGAAGGAATATTCCCGCCGGCTGCTGGCGCGGCAGGCCCCCGATCTCCTGACGCAACTCTACCGCTGGTCCCGCTCCAGCCTTTTCCGCGAGGAGCGCCGAACCAGCACGCGCGCCTTCATCGAGGCGCAGTATCGCGGCAAAACCGGACGGGTGCTCGAAGTCGACAGGCCGCGGGGACTGAGCGAAAAGCTCAATGCGCTGAAGCTTCTGCCTGCGACGGACTTGCAGACGATCTGCGCCGACAAAATCCGGGTGCGCGACTACGTTGCCGAGCGCGTCGGCGCGGATCTGCTCATCCCCGCCATCCTCGCAACCTATCGGCTGAGGGACATAACGCCCCGTAACATCCGGCAGGATGCTTTTGTCCTCAAGACGAACCACGACTTCGGCGGCGTGGTAATCTGCCGGGACAGGAACGCCTTCGACTGGGGTGCCGCCCGAGCGAAGCTCGCCGACCATCTGGCGTTCAACCATTGGTATCGGCACCGGGAGCCGGTGTATCGGGACATCCGGCCGGGCGTTCTCGTCGAAGAGTTTCTCCACGCAGATAGTCCCGATGGCTTGCGCGAGTTCAAGATCTTCTGTTTCCACGGTCGGCCGGATTTCATCATGGTCATCCGCGAGAAGGACGGCGTGCGCACCAAGACGGTCTTCGACACAGATTGGCAGCCGTTGCCGGTGCGTCGGCGCGGCGCGCCGTGCGAACGGGAAGCGATCGCCGCACCCCAGTCCCTTCGCACCCTGCTCGATGTCGCGACGGAACTCGCTGCACCCTTCGCTTTCAGCCGCGTCGATCTCTACGAGAATTTCGGTCGGGTTCTGTTCGGAGAAATCACCTTCTTCCCGGAGGGCGGCATGGATGTTTTCGAACCTTATGAGTGGGAACTGCGCTTCGGGGATCTGCTGCGATTGCCGACAGCGGAACCAGGAGAGGAGGCCCACACCTGA
- a CDS encoding sugar-transfer associated ATP-grasp domain-containing protein — protein MLQTLVRQTIVTRRLRFLKSHARRYWSDSASTEVRQLAPLQRIQDILAGFDPKEADWYRQIRGDVRGVVTNCEREQHLHGLNGHYAYVLDNKAVFTELLVSAQLPTPQIFACYFADRWYWRDEKRSAFHDELAARGRFVIKPTLGSKGRSVQIGTTPDAVDSYRGEDAILTGFVQQADYAQVIFPDALNTIRLLMLRDDDGAPVPAAAIHRFGSARSVPVDNFSAGGLVSKVDLKTGRLSRAVSIGKDNHVCHHDLHPDTRAAMTDVEIAHWPAVLRLVEDLGRAFPYLHYVGWDIAVTPDGPTVIEGNAHPSLRFFQLYDRLLDDPRLRRIFARYIPRANGEPL, from the coding sequence ATGCTGCAAACTTTGGTTCGACAGACGATCGTCACACGCCGTCTTCGCTTTCTGAAAAGCCACGCGCGGCGCTACTGGTCAGACAGCGCTTCCACCGAGGTGCGGCAGTTGGCGCCGCTGCAGCGCATCCAGGACATTCTGGCTGGCTTCGACCCCAAGGAGGCCGACTGGTATCGCCAGATCCGCGGTGATGTCAGGGGCGTCGTCACCAATTGCGAAAGAGAGCAGCACCTGCATGGCCTAAACGGCCACTATGCCTATGTGCTGGACAACAAGGCCGTGTTCACCGAGCTTCTCGTCTCGGCTCAACTGCCCACGCCGCAGATCTTCGCCTGCTACTTCGCAGATCGGTGGTATTGGCGCGATGAAAAACGAAGCGCTTTCCACGACGAACTCGCCGCTCGCGGCCGTTTCGTCATCAAGCCGACACTCGGATCGAAGGGGCGTTCGGTGCAGATCGGCACGACCCCGGACGCCGTCGACAGCTATCGCGGCGAAGACGCCATTCTCACCGGCTTCGTGCAGCAGGCCGATTATGCCCAGGTAATTTTTCCGGACGCCTTGAACACGATACGCCTGCTCATGCTGCGCGACGACGATGGCGCTCCGGTCCCGGCCGCCGCCATCCATCGCTTCGGCAGCGCGCGTTCGGTGCCGGTCGACAACTTCAGCGCCGGCGGCCTCGTCTCCAAGGTGGACCTGAAAACGGGGCGGCTTTCGCGCGCCGTTTCGATCGGCAAGGACAATCACGTCTGTCATCATGACTTGCATCCGGATACGCGGGCAGCGATGACCGATGTCGAGATCGCCCATTGGCCGGCGGTCCTGCGGCTCGTCGAGGATCTCGGCCGCGCCTTTCCCTATCTGCATTATGTCGGCTGGGACATTGCGGTGACGCCCGATGGACCGACTGTCATCGAGGGCAATGCGCATCCGAGCCTGCGCTTCTTTCAGCTTTATGATCGCCTGCTCGACGATCCACGACTACGCCGCATCTTTGCACGTTATATCCCCCGAGCCAACGGTGAGCCACTCTGA
- a CDS encoding sugar-transfer associated ATP-grasp domain-containing protein, producing the protein MAVLPIIGTIRHRVSLLRQFWALERRGNAGRPRLRLLTRGFLSNRAWLYPFDQFHQHLFLTDLEAEARLPRLNSPEAMALLGDKLRFHQWAGTGTFPASCPELIGIIEDGVARRLDGGPLPRAEADGRAMIAKPVDGSGGRGVKRIASIDDVDRLGRYLIEAAVVQHPYASAIYPHAVNTIRVLVGHDEATGKTVLLGAAHRFGTQRSRPTDNFKAGGIVALVDLESGQLTAAIADDGCPERTIFDRHPETGTAIVGTIIPRWNDIKTLALQCTRAIPGLSYVGWDIVSTEAGPVVIEGNAALANPNLIQFHEPMLLRKEARDFFAAKGTISPRRVKRLRAFAA; encoded by the coding sequence ATGGCCGTGCTCCCGATCATCGGCACCATCCGGCACCGCGTCTCCTTGCTGCGGCAGTTCTGGGCGCTGGAACGGCGCGGAAATGCCGGTCGCCCCAGGTTGCGGCTCCTGACCCGCGGGTTCTTGTCTAACCGCGCCTGGCTCTACCCTTTCGACCAGTTCCACCAGCACCTGTTTCTGACCGACCTCGAGGCCGAAGCGCGGTTGCCGCGGTTGAACAGCCCGGAGGCGATGGCGCTTCTCGGCGACAAGCTGCGGTTCCACCAATGGGCGGGCACGGGCACCTTTCCCGCATCCTGTCCGGAGTTGATCGGGATCATCGAGGATGGTGTCGCGAGACGGCTCGACGGCGGCCCGCTGCCGCGCGCCGAAGCCGACGGCCGCGCGATGATCGCAAAGCCGGTCGACGGCAGCGGTGGGCGAGGCGTCAAGCGCATAGCGTCGATCGATGACGTCGACCGACTTGGCCGCTATCTGATCGAAGCCGCCGTCGTGCAGCATCCCTACGCTTCCGCCATCTACCCGCACGCGGTCAACACGATCCGCGTCCTTGTCGGCCATGACGAGGCGACCGGGAAGACGGTGCTGCTCGGTGCCGCACACCGCTTCGGAACACAACGCTCGCGCCCGACGGACAACTTCAAGGCCGGCGGCATCGTTGCGCTGGTCGATCTCGAGAGTGGTCAGCTGACCGCTGCGATCGCCGATGATGGCTGTCCTGAAAGGACGATCTTCGATCGTCACCCCGAGACGGGCACTGCCATCGTTGGAACCATCATCCCACGTTGGAACGACATCAAGACGCTGGCGTTGCAATGCACGCGCGCTATCCCCGGTCTGAGCTATGTCGGCTGGGATATCGTGTCGACCGAAGCCGGCCCGGTCGTGATCGAGGGCAATGCCGCGCTGGCCAATCCCAACCTCATCCAATTCCATGAGCCGATGCTGCTTCGCAAGGAGGCGCGGGACTTCTTCGCTGCCAAGGGCACGATCAGCCCCCGCCGGGTAAAGCGCCTGCGCGCCTTCGCTGCCTGA
- a CDS encoding lipopolysaccharide biosynthesis protein — MSRAVKLTGQAIWASLGQLAQALLATISTIILARILGAETYGVFALGLLIVGFAEIFVGGHAADIVVQKPDVTAGHRNAAFVALSVISVFSAAVIWAGGTAAADFFEAPQLQAPLLAMTVLPVLTGLASVPNQILVRRLQFNDLARIGAISGTLAVLVGVVLAFSGAGIWSLVIMEIARRAMTLAMLFPAARWRPGLGFQRQELVEVLRFASRRVENNGLTYISQNALPRLFVGQWLGTEALGLFAVARRLLDQLHNILSGPVAAVAFPAAAQLQHDRERLARLIETSVRLTTWVFWPVVLGVAMVAPVLVPLAFGDGWAGAIPVLQILALGTLRAPVSSFNTAVLVAFGRMGSVSFISVLSIVLGAAFLAVGVQYGLVGVAAALSLRQWTLWPVGAMQVYRVSGLHPLGQLRMLFIAALPSLIMAGSVWFASETIHGLQPVPLLCSLVANGVIVYGLAWAAFNPRQTILLLKAMSDVVRGDWASAKSRIPLILGTIADPQASRNG; from the coding sequence TTGAGCCGTGCAGTAAAACTGACCGGGCAAGCCATCTGGGCGTCATTGGGCCAACTGGCGCAGGCGTTGCTTGCAACCATAAGCACCATCATCCTGGCACGAATTCTTGGCGCCGAGACTTATGGTGTGTTCGCGCTCGGTTTGTTGATCGTCGGCTTCGCGGAGATCTTCGTCGGCGGTCATGCCGCCGACATCGTGGTGCAGAAACCGGATGTCACAGCCGGCCATCGCAATGCCGCCTTCGTCGCGCTGAGCGTGATTTCGGTTTTCTCGGCTGCCGTGATCTGGGCGGGTGGGACCGCTGCGGCGGACTTCTTCGAGGCGCCGCAGCTGCAGGCGCCGCTTCTTGCGATGACGGTTCTGCCCGTTCTCACCGGGCTTGCGAGCGTTCCCAACCAGATCCTCGTGCGGCGGCTGCAATTTAATGATCTTGCCCGCATCGGGGCGATCAGCGGAACCCTGGCCGTTCTCGTCGGCGTGGTCTTGGCTTTCTCCGGCGCCGGCATCTGGAGCCTCGTGATCATGGAGATCGCGCGGCGCGCGATGACCCTCGCGATGCTCTTTCCGGCAGCGCGCTGGCGACCCGGCCTCGGCTTTCAGCGGCAGGAACTCGTCGAAGTCCTGCGCTTTGCATCGCGCCGGGTCGAAAACAACGGACTGACCTACATCTCGCAGAACGCGCTGCCGCGGCTGTTCGTCGGCCAATGGCTAGGCACCGAAGCGCTCGGCCTGTTTGCTGTCGCTCGTCGGCTGCTCGACCAGTTGCACAACATTCTGAGCGGTCCCGTTGCGGCAGTCGCCTTTCCCGCCGCCGCGCAGCTGCAGCACGATCGGGAGCGCCTTGCCCGGTTGATCGAGACATCCGTGCGGCTGACGACCTGGGTGTTCTGGCCGGTCGTCCTTGGTGTCGCAATGGTCGCCCCGGTCCTCGTGCCGCTGGCGTTCGGCGACGGATGGGCCGGCGCGATCCCCGTGCTTCAAATCCTTGCGCTTGGAACCCTGCGCGCGCCGGTCTCGAGCTTCAACACGGCGGTGCTGGTCGCGTTCGGCCGCATGGGGTCCGTATCCTTCATTTCCGTTCTGTCGATTGTTCTGGGCGCGGCCTTCCTCGCAGTCGGCGTCCAATATGGCCTCGTCGGCGTTGCCGCCGCGCTGTCGCTCCGGCAATGGACGCTCTGGCCGGTCGGCGCGATGCAGGTCTATCGCGTCTCCGGTCTGCATCCCCTCGGCCAGTTGCGCATGCTTTTCATTGCAGCGCTTCCGTCCTTGATCATGGCCGGTTCCGTCTGGTTTGCCAGCGAGACCATTCATGGCTTGCAGCCGGTGCCGTTGCTCTGCTCACTGGTTGCGAACGGCGTGATCGTGTACGGGCTGGCCTGGGCCGCCTTCAATCCGCGGCAGACGATCCTGTTGCTCAAGGCCATGTCCGATGTCGTGCGTGGGGATTGGGCTTCGGCGAAATCGCGCATCCCGCTGATCCTCGGAACGATTGCCGACCCGCAGGCATCGCGCAACGGCTGA
- a CDS encoding glycosyltransferase translates to MKLSKESRNCARVSIIVPTYNRAQFLPAAIDALLPQIAGDDEIVVVDDGSTDETMDVLSRYGDRISVLNQENAGKARALNAGLQQSTGQYVWIVDDDDIVCPTALSDLLRVFEADPSTDIAYGRYVRFQHELDTPARFLDTGYWTDCSPDDFLIATLEDFFVHQPGMLVRRRLYEAAGPFDEALPRSVDYDMLIRLSLLGRATSTRNIIFHQRLHDGDRGPAASRFQAHRRNQNWISNDALIFDRLHQTLPLADYLPTRRIESAEERRRALLQRGAIMARKKRWDVAITDFGHAMEESRSALTGHEKRILRRATGSKYDCDEVFGNAAIDEGLRALSRRYPSGREVARSLARGLVWRARDAATRGELTRSSRIARQACRWAATAWG, encoded by the coding sequence ATGAAATTGTCGAAAGAATCTCGCAACTGCGCCCGCGTGTCGATCATCGTTCCGACCTACAATCGCGCGCAGTTTCTGCCGGCTGCAATCGACGCGCTGCTGCCGCAGATCGCGGGGGATGACGAGATCGTCGTCGTCGACGACGGTTCGACCGATGAGACCATGGATGTGCTGTCCCGATACGGTGACAGGATCAGCGTCCTCAACCAGGAAAATGCCGGCAAGGCACGCGCCCTCAATGCCGGCTTGCAACAGAGCACTGGCCAATATGTCTGGATCGTCGACGATGACGACATCGTCTGTCCGACGGCCCTCTCCGATCTCCTGCGGGTCTTCGAGGCGGATCCATCAACCGACATCGCCTATGGGCGCTATGTCCGCTTTCAGCACGAGCTGGACACCCCTGCCCGTTTCCTCGACACCGGCTACTGGACCGACTGCTCGCCGGACGACTTCCTGATCGCCACACTGGAAGACTTTTTCGTCCATCAGCCGGGCATGCTCGTGCGCCGCCGGCTTTACGAAGCGGCGGGCCCCTTCGACGAAGCGCTGCCCCGATCCGTCGACTACGACATGCTGATCCGGCTGTCGCTTCTCGGCAGGGCGACGTCGACCCGCAACATCATCTTTCACCAGCGCTTGCACGACGGCGACAGAGGACCGGCGGCAAGCCGCTTCCAGGCACATCGCCGAAATCAAAACTGGATCAGTAACGACGCCCTCATATTCGACCGCCTGCACCAGACACTGCCGCTGGCGGACTACCTGCCCACACGGCGGATCGAGAGCGCCGAAGAGCGACGCCGAGCCCTTCTCCAGCGCGGCGCCATCATGGCCCGCAAGAAGCGCTGGGACGTGGCGATCACCGACTTCGGACACGCGATGGAGGAAAGCCGCAGCGCTTTGACCGGCCATGAGAAGCGCATCCTGCGGCGCGCAACGGGATCGAAATACGATTGTGACGAGGTCTTCGGCAATGCCGCGATCGATGAGGGCCTGCGCGCACTCAGCCGCCGATATCCGTCGGGGCGCGAAGTTGCCCGCTCGCTCGCGCGCGGCCTCGTCTGGAGGGCCCGCGATGCGGCGACCCGCGGCGAGCTCACACGCAGTTCGCGGATCGCCCGGCAGGCCTGTCGATGGGCGGCGACGGCCTGGGGCTGA
- a CDS encoding YciI family protein → MYYAILAYHAAGVVESWTEEEDEALMTDLLQVHDRFVQQKAFGPAARLGPAEGAVTLRGKGEGIVTDGPFAETKEQLLGLYVVDFPAIDAAVDAARELRRSNPSAIYEIRPIALYIPGATLDPGPQN, encoded by the coding sequence ATGTATTACGCAATCTTGGCCTACCACGCAGCAGGCGTCGTCGAATCCTGGACCGAGGAGGAGGACGAAGCGCTGATGACCGACCTGCTTCAGGTTCATGACCGGTTCGTCCAGCAGAAGGCCTTTGGCCCGGCCGCCCGGCTCGGACCCGCCGAAGGTGCCGTGACGCTAAGGGGCAAGGGCGAAGGCATCGTCACCGATGGCCCCTTCGCCGAAACCAAGGAGCAATTGCTCGGCCTCTACGTCGTCGACTTCCCGGCCATCGACGCCGCCGTTGACGCCGCGCGCGAATTGCGCCGCTCCAATCCGAGCGCGATCTACGAAATCCGGCCGATTGCACTCTACATTCCCGGCGCGACGCTGGACCCCGGTCCGCAGAACTAG
- the phnC gene encoding phosphonate ABC transporter ATP-binding protein: MFQLKNVTRQFGKKTAVSSVTFDIPQGQMVGVIGRSGAGKSTLLRMINRLVDLSSGAIVFDGTEVSSLRGSALRTWQRDCAMIFQQFNLVPRLDVLTNVLLGRLNHRSTVLSILNMFTREERIMAIGALERLGIEQTALQPAGTLSGGQQQRVAIARALMQQPKVLLADEPIASLDPLNAKIVMDALRDINERDGITVITNLHTLDTARNYCERIIGMARGRVVFDGQPKDLTAAAVAEIYGADTGIEESMTSTSINIPAAVPQEETASAGLKPLALAGI, encoded by the coding sequence ATGTTTCAGTTGAAGAATGTAACCCGCCAGTTCGGCAAGAAGACAGCCGTGAGTTCGGTTACCTTCGACATCCCGCAAGGCCAGATGGTCGGCGTTATCGGCCGTTCCGGCGCTGGTAAGTCGACGCTCCTGCGCATGATCAACCGGCTCGTGGACCTGTCTTCCGGCGCGATCGTCTTCGACGGCACGGAAGTTTCGTCGCTTCGGGGGTCGGCACTTCGCACCTGGCAGCGCGACTGCGCGATGATCTTCCAGCAGTTCAACCTGGTGCCGCGCCTCGACGTGCTCACCAACGTGCTTCTCGGCCGCCTCAACCACCGCTCGACGGTCTTGAGCATCCTCAACATGTTTACCCGCGAGGAGCGCATCATGGCGATCGGCGCGCTCGAGCGCCTCGGCATCGAGCAGACCGCGCTGCAGCCGGCCGGAACACTCTCGGGGGGTCAGCAGCAGCGCGTCGCGATCGCCCGCGCACTGATGCAGCAACCGAAGGTTCTGCTTGCCGATGAGCCGATCGCCTCGCTCGATCCGTTGAACGCCAAGATCGTCATGGATGCGCTGCGCGACATCAACGAGCGCGACGGCATCACCGTCATCACCAACCTGCACACGCTCGATACCGCGCGCAACTATTGCGAACGCATCATCGGCATGGCGCGCGGCCGCGTGGTCTTCGACGGCCAGCCGAAGGATCTGACGGCAGCAGCCGTTGCCGAGATCTACGGCGCCGACACGGGCATCGAGGAATCGATGACCTCCACCAGCATCAACATTCCGGCGGCAGTACCGCAGGAAGAAACGGCATCGGCCGGCCTCAAGCCGCTGGCACTGGCCGGCATCTGA
- the phnD gene encoding phosphonate ABC transporter substrate-binding protein: MLKKALLGAVALLALVGHAQAEDLKEFRIGILGGENEADRLRNFQCLVDKLPAAIGVEKVSLFPAADYDGVIQGLLGGTLDYAELGASGYAKIYLAKADAVEPILTTVQTDGSTGYHSIMVARKDSGITKIEDLKGKKLGFADPDSTSGYLVPLVTLPEAIGAPVKEFFGETGFGGGHENLVLEVVKGTFDAGTTFGSGVGEFKDGYTSGNLKKMVDKGILDMNDLVELWKSPLIPNGPIVVRNTMNEDMKAKFKQFMLDLPKTDAACFSAIQGGDFTGYTEVNADFYKPIIDARKATIGG, from the coding sequence ATGCTGAAGAAAGCTCTTCTGGGCGCCGTAGCGCTCCTCGCCCTCGTCGGCCACGCCCAGGCTGAAGACCTGAAGGAATTCCGCATCGGCATCCTCGGCGGCGAAAACGAAGCCGACCGCCTGCGCAACTTCCAGTGCCTGGTCGACAAGCTGCCGGCCGCCATTGGCGTCGAGAAGGTCTCGCTGTTCCCGGCCGCCGACTATGACGGCGTTATCCAGGGCCTGCTCGGCGGCACGCTCGACTACGCCGAACTTGGCGCTTCCGGCTACGCCAAGATCTACCTCGCCAAGGCTGACGCCGTCGAGCCGATCCTGACGACCGTTCAGACCGACGGTTCGACCGGCTACCACTCGATCATGGTTGCCCGCAAGGATTCCGGCATCACCAAGATCGAAGACCTGAAGGGCAAGAAGCTCGGCTTCGCCGACCCGGACTCGACCTCGGGCTACCTCGTCCCGCTCGTCACGCTCCCGGAAGCGATCGGCGCCCCGGTCAAGGAATTCTTCGGTGAAACCGGCTTCGGCGGCGGTCACGAAAACCTCGTTCTCGAAGTCGTCAAGGGCACCTTCGATGCCGGCACGACCTTCGGCTCGGGCGTCGGCGAATTCAAGGACGGCTACACCTCGGGCAACCTGAAGAAGATGGTCGACAAGGGCATCCTCGACATGAACGACCTGGTCGAGCTCTGGAAGTCGCCGCTGATCCCGAACGGCCCGATCGTCGTGCGCAACACGATGAACGAGGACATGAAGGCGAAGTTCAAGCAGTTCATGCTGGACCTGCCGAAGACCGACGCGGCCTGCTTCTCGGCCATCCAGGGCGGTGACTTCACCGGCTACACCGAAGTCAACGCCGACTTCTACAAGCCGATCATCGACGCCCGCAAGGCGACGATCGGCGGCTGA